One genomic segment of Primulina tabacum isolate GXHZ01 chromosome 9, ASM2559414v2, whole genome shotgun sequence includes these proteins:
- the LOC142555876 gene encoding iron-sulfur cluster assembly SufBD family protein ABCI8, chloroplastic-like gives MAALLSNGISPISTQAISELSKGALFRPTLKSPSVRKRNSRGFLKIRADVSYVWTTDDPLHNFLKRDYKWGFTQEIDSFSIPKGLSEETVRLISSRKDEPDWMLKFRLKSYEKFCNMKEPKWSDNQYPRIDFQSTCYYSEPKKKPTLNSLDEADPELVRYFDKLGIPLNERNRLANVAVDAVLDSVSIATTHRKTLEKAGVIFCSISEAVREYPDLVRKYLGRVVPADDNFYAALNSAVFSDGSFVYIPKNTKCPMQISTYFRINAMETGQFERTLIVADEGSSVEYLEGCTAPSYDTNQLHAAVVELYCHTGAEIKYSTVQNWYAGDDQGRGGIFNFVTKRGLCAGARSRISWTQVETGSAITWKYPSVVLEGDESVGEFYSVALTNNYQQADTGTKMIHKGKNTKSRIISKGISAGHSRNCYRGLVQVLSNADNTRNSSQCDSMLIGNNAAANTYPYIQIKNPSAHVEHEATTSKIGDDQLFYFQQRGIDYEKAMASMISGFCRDVFNELPDEFGAEVNQLMSLKLEGSVG, from the exons ATGGCTGCTCTTCTCTCCAACGGAATTTCACCCATCTCTACACAAGCCATATCGGAACTCTCCAAAGGGGCTCTATTTCGCCCCACCCTCAAATCCCCCAGCGTCAGAAAGCGCAATTCAAGAGGTTTTCTCAAGATTAGGGCTGACGTCAGCTATGTATGGACTACAGATGACCCACttcacaatttcttgaaaagAGACTATAAATGGGGTTTCACGCAGGAGATTGATTCATTTTCCATCCCCAAGGGGCTCTCTGAGGAAACTGTTAGGTTAATTTCTTCGAGAAAGGATGAGCCTGATTGGATGTTGAAGTTTAGATTGAAATCTTATGAGAAATTTTGCAATATGAAAGAGCCTAAATGGTCTGATAATCAGTACCCTAGAATTGATTTTCAAAGTACTTGTTATTATTCTGAGCCAAAAAAGAAGCCAACTTTGAATAGTCTTGACGAGGCTGACCCTGAGCTTGTTAGATATTTTGATAAGCTCGGGATTCCTTTGAATGAAAGGAATAGATTGGCTAATGTGGCGGTGGATGCCGTTCTTGACAGTGTTTCTATTGCCACTACACATAGGAAGACTTTAGAGAAGGCTGGTGTGATCTTTTGCTCCATTTCTGAAGCTGTCAGAGAGTATCCAGATTTGGTTAGAAAGTACTTGGGGAGAGTTGTCCCTGCAGATGATAACTTTTATGCAGCTTTGAATTCAGCTGTGTTTAGTGATGGTTCGTTTGTTTACATACCTAAGAACACTAAGTGTCCTATGCAAATCTCGACATATTTTAGGATAAATGCAATGGAAACTGGGCAGTTTGAGAGGACCTTGATAGTCGCAGATGAAGGAAGTTCAGTGGAGTACTTAGAGGGGTGCACTGCTCCTTCATATGATACAAATCAGTTACATGCAGCAGTGGTGGAATTGTATTGCCACACCGGTGCCGAGATCAAGTATTCAACGGTTCAGAATTGGTATGCCGGCGATGATCAGGGGAGAGGAGGGATCTTTAATTTTGTGACCAAGAGAGGTTTGTGTGCCGGAGCTCGATCAAGGATATCGTGGACACAAGTTGAGACGGGTTCCGCTATTACTTGGAAGTACCCTAGTGTTGTTTTAGAGGGTGATGAATCTGTTGGTGAATTTTATTCTGTGGCATTGACCAATAACTATCAGCAGGCTGATACGGGGACAAAGATGATACATAAAGGGAAGAATACCAAAAGTAGAATTATTTCGAAAGGAATTTCTGCTGGGCATTCAAGGAATTGTTACAGAGGTCTAGTCCAAGTATTGTCCAATGCAGACAATACTCGGAATTCATCTCAATGTGACTCTATGCTTATTGGAAATAATGCAGCTGCCAATACTTATCCATATATTCAG ATAAAAAACCCCTCAGCTCATGTGGAACATGAAGCCACCACCTCAAAGATTGGTGATGACCAGTTATTTTACTTCCAACAAAGAGGTATTGATTACGAGAAAGCAATGGCTTCCATGATCTCTGGGTTCTGCCGGGATGTCTTCAATGAACTTCCAGATGAATTTGGCGCCGAGGTGAACCAGCTCATGAGCTTGAAGCTGGAAGGATCAGTTGGTTAA
- the LOC142504479 gene encoding uncharacterized protein LOC142504479, whose translation MDISKRPYSYSRITHEDPEETQHRLAQFLIYKALKKADTRRSWLGIRIVRLKIKIGTRLKKMKWGFVSTVFSAKTELCKQVNFALKSWKQLLRGKRGTTVGSMIPPMH comes from the coding sequence ATGGATATTTCGAAGAGGCCATATTCTTACTCAAGGATTACACACGAAGATCCCGAAGAAACACAGCACAGGCTGGCGCAGTTCTTGATCTACAAGGCCTTGAAGAAAGCAGATACGAGGAGATCATGGCTCGGGATTAGAATAGTTCGACTGAAAATCAAGATTGGCACGAGGCTGAAGAAGATGAAATGGGGGTTCGTTTCCACGGTTTTCTCTGCTAAAACTGAACTCTGCAAGCAGGTTAACTTTGCGTTGAAATCTTGGAAGCAATTGCTGCGTGGCAAACGAGGCACaacagttggttctatgatccCTCCAATGCATTGA
- the LOC142555874 gene encoding putative GPI-anchored protein At1g61900 isoform X2 has translation MRASALRWIDSYCCVLSEFPHQESRISSIFFSKKRALSHKYVQLALITASVPTHLSSSFMAIPTPFRSTQMPICAAQQREMRGGVARSFNLYHLLVLLILPWIGKSHASLSEYPESFVIKERRADVFLPDTSPTASPQPFLPLLAPSPLAPLTNSTIPKLSGLCTLNFTALSSMMRLTSTDCTAAFAPLLANVVCCPQLEATLVILIGQSSNATNRLALNGTLASHCLSDFEQILVGQGANVGLSKICSIHSSNLTEGSCLVSDVSEFESTVDSSNLLASCGKIDILNECCEQVCQNAILDASRKLAQKAFNMLSLDGSHVLSDHTTRVNDCKSIVLRWLASKLDPLHAKDVLRGLSNCKINRVCPLNFPNMSHVIEGCSAVTSNQTACCNAVESYVSHLQRQSFVTNFQALNCAASLGVKLRKANITNDVYNQCHISLKDFSLQVGTQESGCLLPSLPSDVILDVTAGVSFLCDLNDNIPAPWPSTSQLPASSCNKNIKIPALPAAASSGQSSLRCTHMNLLMLLMVSSALAVLM, from the exons ATGCGAGCCTCCGCCCTTAGGTGGATCGATTCGTACTGCTGTGTGTTATCTGAGTTTCCACACCAAGAATCAAGAATTTCCTCTATATTTTTCTCGAAAAAGCGGGCCCTCTCTCACAAATATGTACAGCTTGCGTTGATTACTGCTTCTGTCCCCACTCACTTGAGCAGCTCATTCATGGCTATCCCAACCCCCTTCCGCTCTACCCAGATGCCTATCT GCGCAGCACAGCAAAGAGAAATGAGAGGAGGGGTAGCTCGAAGTTTCAATCTCTATCATTTACTTGTGCTTTTGATTCTTCCCT GGATAGGAAAATCTCACGCCTCCTTGTCAGAATATCCCGAAAGTTTTGTGATAAAGGAAAGACGAGCTGATGTATTTTTGCCAGATACTTCCCCTACTGCCTCCCCTCAGCCCTTTCTTCCTCTTCTTGCACCTTCTCCCTTGGCACCATTGACAAATAGTACTATTCCCAAATTATCAG GGTTATGTACTCTGAACTTTACTGCCCTCTCAAGCATGATGCGATTGACGTCAACGGATTGCACGGCTGCATTTGCACCATTGTTGGCCAACGTAGTGTGCTGTCCTCAATTAGAAGCCACTCTGGTCATTCTAATTGGTCAATCTAGTAATGCAACCAACAGACTCGCTTTAAATGGAACACTAGCCTCCCATTGCCTTTCAGATTTTGAGCAAATTTTGGTGGGTCAGGGTGCCAATGTCGGTTTATCTAAGATATGCTCTATTCATTCATCGAATCTTACAGAAGGCTCTTGCCTGGTTAGCGATGTTTCCGAGTTTGAGAGCACGGTGGATTCATCTAACCTTCTTGCTTCTTGTGGGAAGattgatattttgaatgaaTGCTGTGAGCAAGTTTGCCAGAATGCTATTTTGGATGCCTCCAGAAAGCTTGCTCAAAAAGCTTTTAATATGTTGAGCCTGGATGGATCCCATGTGCTTTCTGACCATACAACGAGGGTCAATGACTGCAAAAGTATCGTACTAAGGTGGCTTGCGAGTAAACTCGATCCCTTACATGCAAAAGATGTTCTTCGTGGACTATCAAACTGCAAGATTAATAGAG TTTGTCCACTGAATTTCCCAAACATGAGCCATGTTATAGAAGGCTGCAGTGCTGTAACAAGTAATCAGACGGCATGTTGCAATGCTGTCGAGAGCTATGTGTCTCATCTGCAAAGGCAGAGTTTTGTCACAAACTTTCAAGCTTTGAATTGTGCGGCTTCACTTGGAGTCAAATTGCGAAAAGCAAACATCACAAATGATGTTTATAACCAATGTCATATTAGCCTCAAGGATTTCTCCCTCCAAG TTGGTACGCAGG AGTCTGGTTGCCTTTTACCGAGCTTGCCATCAGACGTGATTTTAGACGTAACTGCCGGGGTCAGCTTCCTGTGTGACTTGAACGACAACATTCCAGCTCCTTGGCCATCCACATCCCAGTTACCAGCTTCATCGTGCAATAAAA ACATCAAAATTCCGGCACTGCCTGCTGCAGCGTCATCTGGGCAAAGCA GTCTTCGCTGCACTCACATGAATTTGTTAATGCTTTTAATGGTTTCTTCTGCTCTTGCGGTTCTTATGTAA
- the LOC142555874 gene encoding putative GPI-anchored protein At1g61900 isoform X1 — translation MRASALRWIDSYCCVLSEFPHQESRISSIFFSKKRALSHKYVQLALITASVPTHLSSSFMAIPTPFRSTQMPILGAAQQREMRGGVARSFNLYHLLVLLILPWIGKSHASLSEYPESFVIKERRADVFLPDTSPTASPQPFLPLLAPSPLAPLTNSTIPKLSGLCTLNFTALSSMMRLTSTDCTAAFAPLLANVVCCPQLEATLVILIGQSSNATNRLALNGTLASHCLSDFEQILVGQGANVGLSKICSIHSSNLTEGSCLVSDVSEFESTVDSSNLLASCGKIDILNECCEQVCQNAILDASRKLAQKAFNMLSLDGSHVLSDHTTRVNDCKSIVLRWLASKLDPLHAKDVLRGLSNCKINRVCPLNFPNMSHVIEGCSAVTSNQTACCNAVESYVSHLQRQSFVTNFQALNCAASLGVKLRKANITNDVYNQCHISLKDFSLQVGTQESGCLLPSLPSDVILDVTAGVSFLCDLNDNIPAPWPSTSQLPASSCNKNIKIPALPAAASSGQSSLRCTHMNLLMLLMVSSALAVLM, via the exons ATGCGAGCCTCCGCCCTTAGGTGGATCGATTCGTACTGCTGTGTGTTATCTGAGTTTCCACACCAAGAATCAAGAATTTCCTCTATATTTTTCTCGAAAAAGCGGGCCCTCTCTCACAAATATGTACAGCTTGCGTTGATTACTGCTTCTGTCCCCACTCACTTGAGCAGCTCATTCATGGCTATCCCAACCCCCTTCCGCTCTACCCAGATGCCTATCT TAGGCGCAGCACAGCAAAGAGAAATGAGAGGAGGGGTAGCTCGAAGTTTCAATCTCTATCATTTACTTGTGCTTTTGATTCTTCCCT GGATAGGAAAATCTCACGCCTCCTTGTCAGAATATCCCGAAAGTTTTGTGATAAAGGAAAGACGAGCTGATGTATTTTTGCCAGATACTTCCCCTACTGCCTCCCCTCAGCCCTTTCTTCCTCTTCTTGCACCTTCTCCCTTGGCACCATTGACAAATAGTACTATTCCCAAATTATCAG GGTTATGTACTCTGAACTTTACTGCCCTCTCAAGCATGATGCGATTGACGTCAACGGATTGCACGGCTGCATTTGCACCATTGTTGGCCAACGTAGTGTGCTGTCCTCAATTAGAAGCCACTCTGGTCATTCTAATTGGTCAATCTAGTAATGCAACCAACAGACTCGCTTTAAATGGAACACTAGCCTCCCATTGCCTTTCAGATTTTGAGCAAATTTTGGTGGGTCAGGGTGCCAATGTCGGTTTATCTAAGATATGCTCTATTCATTCATCGAATCTTACAGAAGGCTCTTGCCTGGTTAGCGATGTTTCCGAGTTTGAGAGCACGGTGGATTCATCTAACCTTCTTGCTTCTTGTGGGAAGattgatattttgaatgaaTGCTGTGAGCAAGTTTGCCAGAATGCTATTTTGGATGCCTCCAGAAAGCTTGCTCAAAAAGCTTTTAATATGTTGAGCCTGGATGGATCCCATGTGCTTTCTGACCATACAACGAGGGTCAATGACTGCAAAAGTATCGTACTAAGGTGGCTTGCGAGTAAACTCGATCCCTTACATGCAAAAGATGTTCTTCGTGGACTATCAAACTGCAAGATTAATAGAG TTTGTCCACTGAATTTCCCAAACATGAGCCATGTTATAGAAGGCTGCAGTGCTGTAACAAGTAATCAGACGGCATGTTGCAATGCTGTCGAGAGCTATGTGTCTCATCTGCAAAGGCAGAGTTTTGTCACAAACTTTCAAGCTTTGAATTGTGCGGCTTCACTTGGAGTCAAATTGCGAAAAGCAAACATCACAAATGATGTTTATAACCAATGTCATATTAGCCTCAAGGATTTCTCCCTCCAAG TTGGTACGCAGG AGTCTGGTTGCCTTTTACCGAGCTTGCCATCAGACGTGATTTTAGACGTAACTGCCGGGGTCAGCTTCCTGTGTGACTTGAACGACAACATTCCAGCTCCTTGGCCATCCACATCCCAGTTACCAGCTTCATCGTGCAATAAAA ACATCAAAATTCCGGCACTGCCTGCTGCAGCGTCATCTGGGCAAAGCA GTCTTCGCTGCACTCACATGAATTTGTTAATGCTTTTAATGGTTTCTTCTGCTCTTGCGGTTCTTATGTAA
- the LOC142555873 gene encoding ATP synthase gamma chain, chloroplastic-like, producing MSCSSISMWVSSKPSISDPSALSSRSYITPFQLPNSNTSSSVSTPTRSPSSTQIQCGLRDLRDRIESVKNTQKITEAMKLVAAAKVRRAQEAVVNSRPFSETLVEVLYNINEQLQTDDIDVPLTKVRPVKKVALVVVTGDRGLCGGFNNAILKKAESRIRDLKDLGLEYTVISVGKKGNTYFIRRPAIPVDRFVEGTNLPTAKEAQAIADDVFSLFVSEEVDKVELLYTKFVSLVKSDPVIHTLLPLSPKGEICDINGVCVDAAEDEFFRLTTKEGKLTVERDIVRAKTPEFSPILQFEQDPVQILDALLPLYLNSQILRALQESLASELAARMTAMSNATDNAVELKKNLSLAYNRQRQAKITGEI from the coding sequence ATGTCTTGCTCGAGTATCTCTATGTGGGTGTCCTCTAAACCCTCCATTTCCGACCCTTCCGCTCTCTCATCGCGCTCCTATATCACCCCTTTTCAGCTTCCAAATTCAAACACTTCCAGCTCCGTTTCCACTCCAACTAGATCACCATCTTCCACCCAAATTCAGTGTGGTTTACGCGATTTACGTGACCGTATCGAATCGGTGAAAAACACCCAGAAAATCACTGAGGCAATGAAGCTTGTGGCTGCAGCCAAAGTGAGAAGAGCACAAGAAGCTGTggtcaattccaggcctttctCTGAAACGCTAGTTGAGGTCCTTTACAACATCAACGAACAGCTTCAAACGGATGATATCGACGTCCCGCTCACCAAGGTCAGGCCAGTCAAGAAAGTCGCCCTCGTCGTCGTAACCGGCGATCGTGGCCTGTGCGGCGGATTCAACAACGCAATACTGAAAAAAGCCGAGAGCCGTATCAGAGACTTGAAGGATCTTGGCCTCGAGTACACAGTCATAAGCGTCGGTAAAAAGGGTAACACGTACTTTATCCGCAGACCTGCTATTCCTGTGGATAGGTTTGTCGAAGGCACTAACCTTCCGACTGCCAAAGAAGCTCAGGCCATCGCCGACGATGTATTTTCACTATTTGTTAGCGAGGAAGTCGACAAAGTGGAGCTTCTGTATACCAAGTTCGTGTCGTTGGTTAAGTCTGATCCTGTAATCCATACTTTGCTTCCATTATCACCAAAAGGAGAAATATGTGATATCAATGGCGTCTGTGTCGATGCGGCAGAAGATGAATTCTTCAGGTTAACAACAAAAGAAGGGAAACTAACAGTGGAGAGAGATATAGTGAGGGCTAAAACTCCAGAATTTTCGCCAATCTTGCAGTTCGAGCAGGACCCGGTTCAGATTCTTGATGCCCTTCTTCCTCTTTATTTGAACAGTCAAATCTTGAGGGCATTGCAAGAATCGCTGGCCAGTGAACTCGCTGCCAGGATGACGGCGATGAGCAATGCTACAGATAATGCAGtggaattgaagaaaaatttgtCTTTAGCGTACAACAGACAGCGGCAGGCGAAGATCACGGGGGAGATTTAG
- the LOC142555874 gene encoding putative GPI-anchored protein At1g61900 isoform X3 translates to MRASALRWIDSYCLGAAQQREMRGGVARSFNLYHLLVLLILPWIGKSHASLSEYPESFVIKERRADVFLPDTSPTASPQPFLPLLAPSPLAPLTNSTIPKLSGLCTLNFTALSSMMRLTSTDCTAAFAPLLANVVCCPQLEATLVILIGQSSNATNRLALNGTLASHCLSDFEQILVGQGANVGLSKICSIHSSNLTEGSCLVSDVSEFESTVDSSNLLASCGKIDILNECCEQVCQNAILDASRKLAQKAFNMLSLDGSHVLSDHTTRVNDCKSIVLRWLASKLDPLHAKDVLRGLSNCKINRVCPLNFPNMSHVIEGCSAVTSNQTACCNAVESYVSHLQRQSFVTNFQALNCAASLGVKLRKANITNDVYNQCHISLKDFSLQVGTQESGCLLPSLPSDVILDVTAGVSFLCDLNDNIPAPWPSTSQLPASSCNKNIKIPALPAAASSGQSSLRCTHMNLLMLLMVSSALAVLM, encoded by the exons ATGCGAGCCTCCGCCCTTAGGTGGATCGATTCGTACTGCT TAGGCGCAGCACAGCAAAGAGAAATGAGAGGAGGGGTAGCTCGAAGTTTCAATCTCTATCATTTACTTGTGCTTTTGATTCTTCCCT GGATAGGAAAATCTCACGCCTCCTTGTCAGAATATCCCGAAAGTTTTGTGATAAAGGAAAGACGAGCTGATGTATTTTTGCCAGATACTTCCCCTACTGCCTCCCCTCAGCCCTTTCTTCCTCTTCTTGCACCTTCTCCCTTGGCACCATTGACAAATAGTACTATTCCCAAATTATCAG GGTTATGTACTCTGAACTTTACTGCCCTCTCAAGCATGATGCGATTGACGTCAACGGATTGCACGGCTGCATTTGCACCATTGTTGGCCAACGTAGTGTGCTGTCCTCAATTAGAAGCCACTCTGGTCATTCTAATTGGTCAATCTAGTAATGCAACCAACAGACTCGCTTTAAATGGAACACTAGCCTCCCATTGCCTTTCAGATTTTGAGCAAATTTTGGTGGGTCAGGGTGCCAATGTCGGTTTATCTAAGATATGCTCTATTCATTCATCGAATCTTACAGAAGGCTCTTGCCTGGTTAGCGATGTTTCCGAGTTTGAGAGCACGGTGGATTCATCTAACCTTCTTGCTTCTTGTGGGAAGattgatattttgaatgaaTGCTGTGAGCAAGTTTGCCAGAATGCTATTTTGGATGCCTCCAGAAAGCTTGCTCAAAAAGCTTTTAATATGTTGAGCCTGGATGGATCCCATGTGCTTTCTGACCATACAACGAGGGTCAATGACTGCAAAAGTATCGTACTAAGGTGGCTTGCGAGTAAACTCGATCCCTTACATGCAAAAGATGTTCTTCGTGGACTATCAAACTGCAAGATTAATAGAG TTTGTCCACTGAATTTCCCAAACATGAGCCATGTTATAGAAGGCTGCAGTGCTGTAACAAGTAATCAGACGGCATGTTGCAATGCTGTCGAGAGCTATGTGTCTCATCTGCAAAGGCAGAGTTTTGTCACAAACTTTCAAGCTTTGAATTGTGCGGCTTCACTTGGAGTCAAATTGCGAAAAGCAAACATCACAAATGATGTTTATAACCAATGTCATATTAGCCTCAAGGATTTCTCCCTCCAAG TTGGTACGCAGG AGTCTGGTTGCCTTTTACCGAGCTTGCCATCAGACGTGATTTTAGACGTAACTGCCGGGGTCAGCTTCCTGTGTGACTTGAACGACAACATTCCAGCTCCTTGGCCATCCACATCCCAGTTACCAGCTTCATCGTGCAATAAAA ACATCAAAATTCCGGCACTGCCTGCTGCAGCGTCATCTGGGCAAAGCA GTCTTCGCTGCACTCACATGAATTTGTTAATGCTTTTAATGGTTTCTTCTGCTCTTGCGGTTCTTATGTAA
- the LOC142555870 gene encoding protein S40-6-like translates to MEDFQRGFGNYSSGGIIKAALEEADLQEDEVWSVMKTTEGSKSNLNSETREKVSPASSWRSAVAISSRGGGQAEDSAADFVIQHSSAHIDIPDLSNNLKMKSKEKLWDDDDACDYPDDHNSDDGGSKNYHVKNGDGDSDKMVPSHEYLARKLASTQIASFSMCEGVGRTLKGRDLSKTRNAVLTKTGFLE, encoded by the coding sequence ATGGAGGATTTTCAGCGTGGCTTCGGAAACTACAGCAGTGGAGGAATAATAAAGGCTGCGTTGGAAGAAGCAGATCTTCAAGAAGATGAAGTGTGGTCAGTAATGAAGACAACTGAAGGTTCAAAGTCAAACTTGAACTCGGAAACAAGAGAGAAAGTTTCACCTGCATCTTCTTGGCGTTCAGCGGTTGCTATTTCTTCAAGAGGGGGAGGCCAGGCGGAGGACTCGGCCGCAGATTTTGTTATTCAACATTCATCAGCTCATATAGATATTCCAGACTTGTCCAATAATTTGAAGATGAAATCCAAAGAGAAATTGTGGGATGATGATGATGCATGTGATTATCCAGATGATCATAATTCTGACGATGGAGGGAGTAAAAACTATCATGTTAAAAATGGTGATGGGGATAGTGATAAGATGGTCCCATCACATGAATATTTAGCAAGAAAGCTTGCAAGCACACAGATCGCTTCATTTTCAATGTGTGAAGGAGTTGGTAGGACTCTGAAAGGAAGAGACCTTAGCAAAACGAGGAATGCCGTTTTAACCAAGACTGGGTTTCTTGAATGA